Proteins from a genomic interval of Candidatus Babela massiliensis:
- a CDS encoding ankyrin repeat domain-containing protein — protein sequence MYAVLEDNIKEVESLLNQGVDVNFQDVLGYTAFMHAIELNYKPIAQLLIDHGADVNIKNNIEFSPLMHAVYVSQDKDMTKFLLDNKANPNDAFTLAVIKQNEDLIKLLIEYNTDINSKDPFTGKTALMWSLYFYYTTYLGYIPLDFSFHQCFSYIILETYFPSLWNDREKQLKFMSFLFQQNSINVNTIDNYGYNALIIATKLDNKYFSRYNVKTHILKDKLEKLDNNSNEYKTIKSELDKLAYSPDLVQFFLDSNNEFDINYKNKLQSNSLIYSLKYYNPYLIDLFLNYNKNTFTLDLNNLKDNYGNNTLNKAILNKDKETIRQILNYNIDLYIENKRGEDAILNSIRANDKEIVNLILNYKKNIYELNLNKKYKSGTTVLISAIFHRINSDIIRSILDYKKDTYIIDINTTTNNHETALIYACQNNNTETVKLLLNYKPNIITLNINNKSKVYGYSALLFAIINNNLDIVKLLLNYKPDIITVDVNQIQKVTRFERIPKNRTLILIAAMNNNTEMIDLLLNYKSEQITLDLNMPDVSNMTALLWAIKNNNIDIVNSLLNYKHDTYTIDINFIGPYNQTALIWAVKNNHCEIVKALLNYKTTIDINFRDKYDKSALSWTIDNQNPEIVELLLNYQKDNYIIDLNYLDKNQDTYLILATKTNNVKIVQLILNYQVQDYIININSQDKHGKTALIYAIEKNNIDIVKVLLNYKQQIIDISLQDHNKSNALMYSISKNNFNIVKMLLNYNYTIDLDIKNSNGRTALMIASKKNNIDIVNLILNYKVKPNIDEQDFYGYTALIIATRKNNIEAVKALLEHNANKSIKDNYFYTALDYAKELKISQLIKLLS from the coding sequence ATGTATGCAGTTCTTGAAGATAATATTAAAGAAGTAGAATCTCTCTTAAATCAAGGTGTTGATGTAAATTTTCAAGATGTATTAGGTTACACTGCTTTTATGCACGCTATTGAATTGAATTATAAGCCTATTGCCCAATTACTTATCGATCATGGTGCTGATGTTAATATTAAAAACAATATTGAATTTTCACCATTGATGCATGCTGTTTATGTTTCCCAAGATAAAGATATGACAAAATTTCTTCTTGATAATAAAGCAAATCCTAATGATGCATTTACACTTGCTGTTATCAAACAAAATGAAGACCTAATCAAACTTTTAATTGAATATAATACCGATATTAATTCAAAAGATCCTTTTACTGGTAAGACCGCCTTAATGTGGTCTCTTTATTTTTACTATACTACCTATCTTGGATATATTCCTCTTGATTTTTCCTTTCATCAGTGTTTTAGCTATATCATTCTTGAGACATATTTTCCTAGTCTATGGAATGACAGAGAAAAACAGTTAAAATTTATGTCTTTTCTATTCCAACAAAATTCTATAAATGTTAATACTATTGATAATTACGGATACAATGCTTTAATTATTGCCACAAAGCTTGATAATAAGTATTTTTCTAGATATAACGTTAAGACTCATATATTAAAAGATAAACTTGAAAAATTAGACAATAACTCTAATGAATATAAAACTATAAAATCTGAGTTAGATAAACTAGCATATTCTCCTGATCTAGTTCAATTTTTTCTTGATAGTAATAATGAATTTGATATCAATTACAAAAATAAGCTTCAAAGCAATAGCTTAATATATTCATTAAAATATTACAATCCTTATTTAATTGACCTATTTTTAAACTATAATAAAAATACTTTTACTCTCGACCTTAACAACCTAAAGGATAATTATGGAAATAATACTTTAAATAAAGCAATATTAAATAAAGACAAAGAAACTATAAGACAAATTTTAAACTATAACATAGATCTTTATATAGAAAACAAGCGAGGCGAAGATGCAATATTAAATTCCATTCGAGCTAATGATAAAGAAATAGTTAATCTTATTTTGAACTACAAGAAGAATATCTACGAGCTTAACTTAAACAAAAAATATAAATCAGGAACTACGGTATTAATAAGTGCAATATTCCATAGGATAAATTCTGATATAATTAGGTCAATTTTAGATTATAAGAAAGATACTTACATTATTGATATAAATACTACAACTAATAATCATGAAACCGCATTAATATATGCATGTCAAAATAATAATACAGAAACAGTTAAGCTGCTATTAAACTATAAACCTAATATAATTACACTCAATATTAATAACAAATCTAAGGTTTATGGATACTCAGCATTACTATTTGCAATTATCAATAACAATTTAGATATAGTTAAATTATTACTTAACTATAAACCAGATATTATTACTGTTGATGTAAATCAAATTCAAAAAGTAACACGCTTTGAACGAATTCCTAAAAATCGTACCCTTATCCTTATTGCTGCTATGAATAACAATACTGAAATGATTGATTTACTTTTAAATTATAAATCAGAGCAAATAACACTTGATTTAAATATGCCTGATGTTAGTAATATGACAGCTTTACTTTGGGCTATTAAGAATAACAATATCGATATAGTAAATTCTCTACTAAATTATAAACATGATACATATACTATAGATATTAATTTCATAGGGCCCTATAATCAAACTGCTTTAATTTGGGCCGTTAAAAACAATCACTGCGAAATTGTAAAAGCTCTTCTTAATTATAAAACTACTATCGATATTAACTTTAGAGATAAATATGATAAAAGTGCTTTAAGCTGGACTATTGATAATCAAAACCCCGAAATAGTTGAATTACTATTAAATTATCAAAAAGATAATTATATTATAGATCTTAATTACCTAGATAAAAATCAAGATACTTATTTAATTTTAGCAACTAAAACTAATAATGTTAAAATTGTCCAATTGATTCTCAATTACCAGGTGCAAGATTATATAATTAATATTAATAGCCAAGATAAACATGGCAAAACTGCTTTAATTTATGCTATTGAAAAAAATAATATAGATATCGTTAAAGTTCTTCTAAATTATAAACAACAAATTATTGACATCAGTTTACAAGATCATAATAAATCTAATGCTTTAATGTACTCTATATCTAAAAACAATTTCAATATAGTAAAAATGCTTCTAAACTATAATTATACTATCGATTTAGATATAAAAAATAGTAATGGCAGAACTGCTTTAATGATCGCATCTAAGAAAAATAATATTGATATAGTTAATCTTATTCTTAATTATAAAGTCAAACCTAACATTGATGAACAAGATTTTTATGGCTATACCGCTCTGATTATAGCTACAAGAAAAAATAATATTGAAGCAGTAAAAGCGCTTTTAGAACATAATGCTAATAAATCAATTAAAGATAATTATTTTTATACTGCTTTAGATTACGCCAAAGAGCTAAAAATTAGCCAGTTAATTAAGTTACTTTCATAA